The following proteins are co-located in the Frigidibacter mobilis genome:
- a CDS encoding 3-hydroxyacyl-CoA dehydrogenase NAD-binding domain-containing protein, which yields MTRTPLSDTVTAERIGRVLVIRIDNPPLNLLSASVRQGMARGLAEAVAAPGVAAIVMVCAGKTGWSGADIREFGGPIARPDLPELVADIAASPKPVIAALHGRVLGGGFEIALAATARIAAPGTRLGLPEIRLGLVPGCGGIEAVTRLAGTEAALDICLSGREVPAEEALRLGLIDAVAAGEMTEAAIRLAGAPPTRPPARPDPDAPARIAGWAATTGARLRGQAAPAEALALIEAAALDPAAPLDGQSRAAFDRLERGPQSAALRHLFAAERKLRDLPALPEGAADLPIEIVGIVGAGTMGSGIATAMLAAGLTVLLHDADAQRLARGRDLIAGNLDGAVRRGKISLAGRDAALARLQLAPALAALSAADLLIEAVYESMAVKKAVFSQLDAIARPGAILATNTSFLNIDDIAAATRRPAHVLGTHFFSPAHVMKLLEVVRAAETAPAVIRAVMLLGQRIGKVAVCVGNCPGFVGNRILLRRQQAAMGLLLQGASPYDIDRAMEAFGLPMGPFRMADLAGLDVGWDRDTSAGRSVEEVFCEAGRFGRKNGLGYYDYDASGRASSSEGALALIAGFRAKAGHDAEASAAQLGPEALLQRLLDPMLEETGKIIAEGIVQRPSDIDVIWVHGYGWPAWRGGPSWYRDHRG from the coding sequence GTGACCCGCACCCCCTTGTCCGATACCGTCACCGCCGAGCGGATCGGCCGCGTGCTGGTCATCCGCATCGACAACCCGCCGCTGAACCTGCTGTCCGCCTCGGTCCGCCAGGGGATGGCGCGGGGCCTGGCAGAGGCGGTTGCGGCGCCCGGGGTTGCCGCGATCGTCATGGTCTGCGCCGGCAAGACTGGGTGGTCGGGGGCAGATATCCGCGAGTTCGGCGGGCCGATTGCCCGCCCGGACCTGCCGGAACTGGTGGCAGATATCGCTGCCAGTCCAAAACCCGTCATCGCAGCGCTGCACGGCAGGGTTTTGGGCGGTGGCTTCGAAATCGCGCTGGCCGCAACCGCCCGCATCGCCGCGCCGGGAACGCGGCTTGGCCTGCCCGAGATCCGGCTGGGCCTTGTTCCCGGCTGCGGCGGGATCGAGGCGGTCACCCGCCTTGCTGGCACCGAGGCCGCGCTGGACATCTGCCTGTCGGGCCGCGAAGTGCCGGCAGAGGAGGCGCTGCGCCTTGGTCTGATCGACGCGGTTGCGGCGGGCGAGATGACCGAAGCCGCAATCCGGCTGGCCGGCGCGCCGCCCACCCGCCCGCCTGCACGCCCGGACCCCGACGCTCCGGCCCGGATCGCCGGCTGGGCTGCGACGACAGGGGCCCGGCTGCGCGGGCAAGCCGCCCCGGCCGAGGCGCTGGCTCTGATCGAGGCGGCTGCCCTCGACCCGGCTGCCCCGCTCGACGGCCAAAGCCGCGCCGCGTTCGACCGGCTGGAGCGCGGCCCGCAATCGGCCGCCCTGCGCCATCTGTTTGCGGCAGAGCGCAAGCTGCGGGACCTGCCGGCGCTGCCCGAGGGGGCGGCGGACCTGCCGATTGAAATCGTCGGCATCGTCGGGGCGGGCACGATGGGTAGCGGCATTGCCACCGCGATGCTGGCAGCGGGCCTGACCGTGCTGCTGCATGATGCGGATGCCCAGCGCCTCGCGCGCGGCCGCGACCTGATCGCCGGCAATCTGGACGGCGCGGTCCGGCGTGGAAAGATCAGCCTGGCTGGCCGGGATGCCGCCCTTGCGCGGCTGCAGCTTGCACCGGCCCTTGCCGCACTGTCCGCGGCCGATCTGCTGATCGAGGCTGTGTATGAATCGATGGCGGTCAAGAAGGCTGTCTTTTCGCAGTTGGATGCCATCGCCCGGCCCGGGGCTATCCTGGCCACCAACACCTCCTTTCTGAACATTGACGATATCGCCGCCGCGACCCGCCGGCCCGCCCATGTTCTGGGGACGCATTTCTTCTCTCCCGCGCATGTGATGAAGCTGCTGGAGGTGGTCAGGGCGGCAGAGACGGCGCCCGCGGTGATCCGCGCGGTAATGCTGCTGGGGCAGCGGATCGGCAAGGTTGCGGTCTGTGTGGGCAACTGCCCCGGCTTTGTCGGCAACCGCATCTTGCTGCGACGCCAGCAGGCGGCGATGGGCCTGTTGCTTCAAGGCGCCTCACCCTATGACATCGACCGCGCGATGGAAGCCTTCGGCCTGCCGATGGGGCCGTTCCGCATGGCGGATCTTGCCGGGCTCGATGTCGGTTGGGACAGGGACACCAGCGCCGGGCGTAGCGTGGAAGAAGTCTTCTGCGAGGCGGGACGCTTTGGCCGGAAGAATGGCCTTGGCTATTACGACTACGACGCCTCCGGGCGCGCGTCGTCGTCAGAGGGTGCCCTGGCCCTGATCGCTGGCTTTCGCGCAAAGGCCGGCCATGATGCGGAGGCCTCGGCGGCACAGCTGGGCCCCGAGGCGCTGCTGCAACGGCTGCTGGATCCGATGCTGGAGGAAACCGGCAAGATCATCGCGGAAGGCATCGTCCAGCGCCCCTCGGATATCGACGTGATCTGGGTGCACGGCTATGGCTGGCCAGCTTGGCGCGGTGGTCCGTCCTGGTATCGCGATCACCGCGGCTGA
- a CDS encoding acetyl-CoA C-acyltransferase — MTEAVIVSAARSPIGKAYRGAFNDTSPQQLAGHAIREALSRAGIAPEDGAAVRDVVVGCALQQGASGFNIGRQAALAAGLPVTVPGMAMDRQCASGLVALGLAGHLVRNEGAGIVVAGGVESCSVVQTDHMNQHRATDAGLVARHPALYMQMIETAEIVAERYGVSRAAQDDFALLSQTRTATAQAAGRFAAETFPLQVRQLAKDRESGEVLAQDRRIAADECNRPGTTLADLSRLSPVLQGGQQIARGAHVTAGNASQLSDGAAALVVMSAAEASRRGLSPLGTLRGVEVAGCAPDEMGIGPVFAIPALLRRFDLAIDDIDLWELNEAFASQALYCRDRLGIDPERLNVNGGAIALGHPYGMSGARMAAHVLYEGRRRGARWGVVSMCIGGGMGAAGLIEIF; from the coding sequence ATGACCGAAGCCGTGATTGTCAGTGCTGCGCGCAGCCCGATAGGCAAGGCCTATCGGGGCGCTTTCAACGACACGTCCCCCCAGCAGCTTGCAGGCCATGCGATTCGGGAGGCGCTGAGCCGCGCCGGGATTGCGCCCGAAGACGGCGCTGCGGTGCGGGATGTCGTTGTGGGATGCGCGCTTCAGCAGGGCGCCAGCGGCTTCAACATCGGGCGGCAGGCGGCGCTGGCGGCGGGGCTTCCCGTCACCGTGCCGGGGATGGCGATGGACCGGCAATGCGCCTCGGGCCTCGTCGCGCTCGGCCTCGCCGGACATCTGGTGCGCAACGAAGGGGCGGGAATCGTCGTGGCTGGCGGTGTCGAAAGCTGTTCGGTGGTGCAGACGGACCACATGAACCAGCACCGCGCCACTGACGCGGGCCTCGTGGCGCGCCACCCGGCGCTGTACATGCAGATGATCGAGACGGCAGAGATTGTGGCAGAGCGCTATGGCGTGAGCCGTGCCGCGCAAGATGATTTTGCATTGCTATCCCAAACCCGCACTGCCACGGCACAGGCGGCGGGGCGTTTCGCGGCCGAGACCTTTCCCCTGCAGGTCCGCCAGCTGGCGAAGGACCGCGAGAGCGGGGAGGTCCTGGCACAGGATCGCCGGATCGCGGCCGATGAATGCAACCGTCCCGGCACCACGCTGGCCGATCTGTCCCGGCTATCCCCAGTGCTGCAAGGCGGCCAGCAGATCGCGCGGGGTGCGCATGTCACTGCTGGAAATGCCAGCCAGCTTTCTGACGGTGCGGCCGCGCTGGTCGTGATGTCGGCAGCAGAGGCGTCCCGCCGCGGGCTCTCGCCGCTTGGTACGCTGCGCGGGGTCGAGGTCGCGGGATGCGCTCCGGACGAGATGGGCATCGGCCCGGTCTTTGCGATCCCGGCGCTGTTGCGGCGCTTCGATCTGGCCATCGACGATATCGACCTGTGGGAGCTGAACGAGGCCTTCGCCTCGCAGGCGCTCTACTGCCGTGATCGGCTGGGGATTGACCCGGAGCGGCTGAACGTGAACGGCGGCGCCATTGCGCTGGGCCATCCCTATGGCATGTCGGGCGCGCGCATGGCGGCACATGTGTTGTATGAAGGGCGGCGACGCGGGGCCAGATGGGGTGTCGTATCGATGTGCATCGGCGGCGGCATGGGCGCGGCAGGCCTGATCGAGATTTTCTGA
- a CDS encoding MaoC family dehydratase, translating to MALDPDKIFDHRFSDRSGSFPARDAILYALCCGAGQDGDLRFVHEDGLTVLPSFGQNLCFDDSWMEPSGVALATVVHGGLDLRMHRPLTPGAALTVRQRIAGLTDKGEGRPALILHQTDVLEQGEVLFTSLSNLFVMGGGGFGGSQGDTFEMIRTPDRAPDRTSVLATRPDSPLLFRLLGDQNPLHVRPEVAQAAGFAGPILHGANTFGIVCHTLLALFCGSDAARLTRFAARFSGPLYPGERLAVSWWLGEGRVQFAARSVERDSPVLDGGLAETR from the coding sequence GTGGCCCTCGACCCCGACAAGATTTTCGACCATCGGTTCAGCGACAGATCCGGCAGCTTTCCGGCCCGTGATGCCATCCTTTACGCCCTGTGCTGCGGGGCTGGGCAAGATGGCGACCTGCGCTTCGTGCATGAAGACGGGCTCACGGTGCTGCCCAGCTTTGGCCAGAACCTGTGCTTCGATGACAGCTGGATGGAACCCTCGGGGGTCGCTCTTGCGACGGTGGTTCATGGCGGGCTGGACCTGCGGATGCACCGCCCCCTGACGCCCGGTGCGGCGCTGACCGTGCGCCAGCGCATCGCCGGGCTGACCGACAAGGGCGAGGGGCGCCCCGCGCTGATCTTGCATCAGACCGATGTGCTGGAGCAAGGCGAGGTGCTGTTCACCTCGCTGTCGAACCTGTTCGTGATGGGCGGGGGCGGCTTCGGCGGCAGCCAGGGCGACACCTTCGAGATGATCCGCACGCCCGACCGTGCGCCGGACCGCACCAGCGTGCTTGCCACCCGCCCCGACAGCCCGCTTCTGTTCCGCCTGCTGGGCGACCAAAACCCGCTGCATGTGCGGCCAGAGGTGGCGCAGGCGGCCGGCTTTGCCGGACCGATCCTGCACGGCGCCAACACCTTCGGGATTGTCTGCCACACCCTTCTGGCCCTGTTCTGCGGCAGCGATGCGGCGCGGCTGACGCGCTTTGCCGCGCGGTTCAGCGGGCCGCTCTATCCCGGCGAGCGACTGGCGGTGTCTTGGTGGCTGGGCGAGGGTCGCGTGCAGTTCGCGGCGCGGTCGGTAGAGCGGGACAGCCCGGTCCTCGACGGCGGCCTGGCCGAGACCCGGTGA
- a CDS encoding 3-keto-5-aminohexanoate cleavage protein produces the protein MTKADRNKVIITCAITGATHTPTMSDHLPITPDQIIEQAIGAAKAGAAVIHLHARDPETHRPTPDLGIWLHILRSIRDECDAVLNMTTGGSTFMSIEDRLHAPSTASPELCSCNMGSMNFGTYAMIDKYRGSWKYDWEEEYLEASRNAIFRNTFGDIETILSVMGKDGTRFEFECYDVGHLYNLAHMLDRGLVQTPMFLQLIVGTLGGIGPGPENLMFMKETADRLFGRETYQWSVLAGGRHQMNMATMAVTMGGNVRVGLEDSLYAGRGKLAQSNAEQVVMIRGIIEGLTKEVASPEDARRMLGLKGASQVAF, from the coding sequence ATGACCAAGGCCGACCGCAACAAGGTCATCATCACCTGCGCCATCACCGGCGCGACCCATACCCCGACGATGTCGGACCATCTGCCGATCACGCCCGACCAGATCATCGAACAGGCCATCGGCGCGGCGAAGGCGGGGGCGGCGGTCATCCACCTGCACGCCCGCGACCCCGAGACCCATCGTCCGACACCGGATCTGGGCATCTGGCTGCATATCCTGCGCTCGATCCGCGACGAATGTGACGCGGTGCTGAACATGACCACCGGCGGGTCCACGTTCATGTCGATCGAGGATCGGCTGCACGCGCCGTCCACCGCGTCGCCGGAACTGTGTTCGTGCAACATGGGGTCGATGAATTTCGGCACCTACGCGATGATCGACAAGTATCGCGGCAGCTGGAAATACGACTGGGAGGAGGAGTATCTGGAAGCCTCGCGCAACGCGATCTTCCGCAACACCTTTGGTGATATCGAGACGATCCTGTCGGTCATGGGCAAGGATGGAACCCGGTTCGAATTCGAATGCTATGACGTGGGGCATCTCTACAACCTCGCGCATATGCTGGACCGCGGGCTGGTTCAGACACCGATGTTCCTGCAGCTGATCGTCGGCACGCTTGGCGGGATCGGCCCGGGCCCGGAAAACCTGATGTTCATGAAGGAAACCGCCGACCGCCTGTTCGGCCGCGAGACCTATCAGTGGTCGGTACTGGCAGGCGGGCGGCACCAGATGAACATGGCGACGATGGCCGTGACGATGGGCGGCAATGTCCGCGTCGGGCTGGAAGACAGCCTATATGCCGGGCGTGGCAAGCTGGCCCAGTCCAATGCAGAGCAGGTGGTGATGATCCGCGGGATCATCGAAGGCCTGACCAAAGAGGTCGCCAGCCCCGAAGATGCACGCCGCATGCTTGGCCTTAAGGGCGCAAGCCAAGTCGCGTTCTGA
- a CDS encoding SDR family oxidoreductase, with protein sequence MTQADYWQGQRVIITAGANGIGLAIARAMYARGAKLWIGDIAAGDLAAAQAELPGIGTMLCDVAVAADCEALVSAAVADMGGLDILVNNAGIAGPAARVEEISAADWERCFAVNVHGQFYMARQAIPHLKKNPSGSIICMASVAGKYAFGLRSPYAASKAAVISLMRALSVELGPHQIRVNAIAPGVVSGDRIRRVFTDRAATRGIPYDEMEAIALRAVSMKTMVEPEEIADLVLYLAGPSGRPITGQVMQICGGLEYTE encoded by the coding sequence ATGACGCAGGCGGACTACTGGCAGGGCCAGCGGGTCATCATCACGGCCGGGGCCAACGGGATCGGGCTGGCGATTGCGCGCGCGATGTATGCGCGGGGCGCGAAACTGTGGATCGGCGATATCGCCGCGGGCGACTTGGCGGCGGCGCAGGCCGAACTACCGGGGATCGGCACGATGCTGTGTGACGTGGCCGTTGCCGCGGATTGCGAGGCGCTGGTCAGTGCCGCCGTTGCCGATATGGGCGGGCTCGACATCCTGGTGAACAATGCCGGCATCGCGGGGCCCGCCGCGCGGGTCGAGGAAATCTCGGCCGCGGATTGGGAGCGGTGCTTTGCCGTCAACGTGCACGGCCAGTTCTACATGGCCCGGCAGGCGATCCCGCATCTGAAGAAGAACCCCAGCGGGTCGATCATCTGCATGGCCTCGGTCGCGGGGAAATATGCCTTCGGGCTGCGCTCGCCCTATGCCGCGTCGAAGGCGGCGGTGATCTCGCTGATGCGGGCGCTGTCGGTAGAGCTTGGCCCGCACCAGATCCGTGTCAATGCCATCGCGCCGGGCGTGGTGTCAGGCGATCGCATCCGCCGCGTGTTCACCGACCGCGCCGCAACGCGCGGCATCCCGTACGACGAGATGGAGGCCATCGCGCTCAGGGCAGTGTCGATGAAGACGATGGTTGAACCCGAAGAGATTGCCGATCTGGTGCTCTACCTCGCAGGGCCCTCGGGCAGGCCGATCACCGGGCAGGTCATGCAGATCTGCGGCGGGCTGGAATATACGGAGTAA
- a CDS encoding molybdopterin-dependent oxidoreductase: MALTLSHWGRAVPVVRDGRLVAMDMPADDPNPSRISENIVDAVTSPVRIVQPMARKGYLAGDGGAARGEDSFVAVSWDKAVSLLAADLQAIIARHGNEAIFGGSYGWASAGRFHHAQSQIHRFLNLAGGYVRSVNTHSHAAAEVVLPHLIGSQDGMADNQTPWELIVNHTELFVAFGGLPARNAQVSAGGVSRHLVPDQLRAAREAGTQFVNISPLRDDMAPELGADWMAPRPNTDVALMMGLAHVLEVEGLADGAFLDRFTTGYGRFRDALLGRDGGAEKTPEWAAAITGLPAERIRSLARKMAARRTMISCAWSLQRADHGEQAIWMTITLAAMLGQIGLPGGGFGTGYSAANRVGNSPLPFAWPAFPQLRNPVQRFIPVARLGDMLEHPGAEFDYDGARYTYPDIEMIWWAGGNPFHHQQDLRRLHRVWKKPTLVVVQEPFWNGIARHADIVLPCTLSIERNDLGIAKAEPHLIAMKQAVQPPGQTLNDYDILARIAGEMGFGEAFTEGRDEMGWLRDLYDRGVSAAAPHGYNLPDFDSFWQAGEYLFEQRVTPKALMQDFRRDPAAHPLPTPSGRIEIGSDRVAGFGYDDCPGLPTWFEPAEWLGNAPAGGLHLISNQPSRKLHSQLDQGSWSRAGKVMGREPARLHPVEAERRDIREGDVILLRSARGSCLAGAIVSADVAMGVIQMSTGAWLDLDDAGLDRHGNVNVLTLDKPTSRLAQGPTAHTTIVFAERFEGSPPAVRAFEPPVIEEQEKT; the protein is encoded by the coding sequence ATGGCCCTGACGCTGAGCCATTGGGGGCGCGCGGTTCCGGTTGTCAGGGATGGCCGGCTGGTGGCGATGGACATGCCGGCAGATGACCCGAACCCATCGCGGATCAGCGAGAACATCGTAGACGCCGTGACCAGCCCCGTGCGGATCGTGCAACCGATGGCGCGCAAGGGCTATCTGGCCGGCGATGGCGGCGCCGCGCGCGGGGAAGACAGCTTTGTCGCGGTCTCCTGGGACAAGGCGGTATCGCTGCTGGCCGCCGATCTGCAGGCGATCATTGCCCGGCATGGCAATGAGGCGATCTTTGGCGGATCCTATGGCTGGGCCAGCGCCGGGCGCTTTCATCATGCACAAAGCCAGATCCACCGCTTCCTGAACCTTGCCGGGGGGTATGTGCGGTCGGTCAACACCCACAGCCACGCCGCGGCAGAGGTGGTCCTGCCGCATCTGATCGGCAGCCAGGACGGTATGGCCGACAACCAGACCCCTTGGGAGTTGATCGTCAACCATACCGAGCTGTTCGTGGCCTTTGGCGGGCTGCCCGCCCGCAACGCGCAGGTCAGCGCCGGCGGGGTCAGCCGCCACCTTGTGCCGGACCAGCTGCGCGCGGCCCGGGAAGCTGGGACGCAGTTCGTGAACATCAGCCCCCTGCGCGACGACATGGCCCCGGAACTGGGCGCCGACTGGATGGCGCCACGGCCCAATACCGATGTGGCGCTGATGATGGGCCTTGCCCATGTGCTGGAGGTGGAGGGACTGGCGGACGGCGCCTTTCTGGACCGCTTCACGACCGGTTACGGCAGGTTCCGCGATGCCCTCCTGGGCCGCGACGGCGGCGCCGAGAAAACGCCCGAATGGGCCGCCGCGATCACCGGCCTTCCCGCAGAGCGCATCCGCAGCCTTGCCCGCAAGATGGCGGCACGGCGCACCATGATCTCTTGCGCATGGTCGCTGCAACGCGCCGATCATGGCGAGCAGGCGATCTGGATGACCATCACGCTGGCCGCGATGCTGGGCCAGATCGGCCTGCCCGGCGGCGGTTTCGGTACCGGATACTCTGCCGCGAACCGGGTGGGCAATTCGCCCCTGCCCTTCGCCTGGCCGGCCTTCCCGCAGCTCCGCAATCCGGTGCAGCGCTTCATCCCGGTCGCGCGGCTGGGGGATATGCTGGAGCATCCGGGCGCAGAGTTCGACTATGACGGCGCCCGCTACACCTACCCCGATATCGAAATGATCTGGTGGGCCGGGGGCAATCCCTTCCACCACCAGCAAGACCTGCGCCGCCTGCACCGCGTGTGGAAAAAACCGACGCTGGTGGTTGTGCAGGAACCGTTCTGGAACGGCATCGCCCGCCACGCCGATATCGTGCTGCCCTGCACGCTGAGCATAGAGCGGAACGATCTGGGCATCGCCAAGGCCGAACCGCATCTGATCGCCATGAAACAGGCAGTCCAGCCACCGGGGCAGACGCTGAACGACTATGATATCCTGGCGCGGATCGCGGGCGAGATGGGCTTTGGCGAGGCCTTCACCGAGGGCCGGGACGAGATGGGCTGGCTGCGCGACCTTTATGACCGCGGCGTCAGCGCCGCGGCACCGCATGGCTACAACCTGCCGGATTTCGACAGTTTCTGGCAGGCTGGCGAGTACCTGTTCGAGCAGCGCGTCACGCCCAAGGCACTGATGCAGGATTTCCGCCGCGACCCCGCCGCGCATCCGCTGCCCACCCCCTCGGGCAGGATCGAGATCGGGTCCGACCGGGTGGCCGGCTTCGGCTATGACGATTGCCCGGGGCTGCCGACATGGTTCGAGCCGGCTGAATGGCTGGGCAATGCTCCCGCAGGCGGGCTGCACCTGATCTCCAACCAGCCCTCGCGCAAACTGCACAGCCAGCTCGACCAGGGCAGCTGGTCACGCGCCGGCAAGGTCATGGGGCGTGAGCCGGCGCGGCTGCACCCGGTCGAGGCCGAAAGGCGCGACATCCGGGAGGGCGACGTGATCTTGCTGCGGTCGGCGCGCGGCAGTTGCCTTGCCGGCGCGATTGTCAGTGCAGATGTGGCGATGGGTGTGATCCAGATGTCCACCGGCGCCTGGCTGGACCTGGATGACGCGGGGCTGGACCGGCACGGCAATGTCAATGTGCTGACGCTGGACAAGCCGACCTCGCGCCTTGCGCAGGGGCCGACTGCCCATACCACCATCGTTTTTGCGGAACGGTTCGAAGGTAGCCCGCCAGCGGTGCGTGCCTTCGAACCGCCCGTCATTGAAGAGCAGGAGAAGACATGA